Proteins encoded in a region of the Tripterygium wilfordii isolate XIE 37 chromosome 21, ASM1340144v1, whole genome shotgun sequence genome:
- the LOC119988671 gene encoding uncharacterized protein LOC119988671 isoform X3: protein MYFMENIFLLAVLDFKIIFPIIYIYNMRQKYRDARHKRISILHQKRLRLLASVSHTTLSNSSVEEGQHVQHVRLQYRNSRFQRLSMLCQKRPQLLASNSVLGYPTSGAGVPVSITLIFGLHGSTYSFVPSSSILIRPNTIFVQSIKGSTKIRSKLMLKDTWPMMMHNLFSDLLI, encoded by the exons ATGTATTTCATGGAG AACATCTTTCTCCTAGCTGTATTGGACTTCAAAATCATATTCCCAATAATTTACATCTACAACATGAGGCAAAAATACCGGGATGCGAGACATAAAAGAATTTCGATATTGCATCAGAAAAGGTTGCGATTATTGGCTTCAGTATCTCATACTACTCTATCTAATAGTTCTGtag aAGAAGGTCAACATGTACAACATGTAAGGTTACAATACAGAAATTCGCGATTTCAAAGACTTTCAATGTTGTGCCAGAAGAGGCCGCAATTATTGGCTTCAAATTCTGTCCTTGGGTATCCTACATCGGGTGCTGGTGTGCCAGTGTCAATTACTCTGATTTTTGGGCTTCATGGTTCTACTTACAGTTTTGTACCAAGTTCTTCGATTCTTATCAGACCTAACACCATATTTGTGCAGTCAATAAAG GGATCAACTAAAATAAGGAGCAAATTGATGTTGAAGGACACATGGCCTATGATGATGCATAATTTATTCAGTGATTTATTGATATAA
- the LOC119988671 gene encoding uncharacterized protein LOC119988671 isoform X1, whose product MYFMENIFLLAVLDFKIIFPIIYIYNMRQKYRDARHKRISILHQKRLRLLASVSHTTLSNSSVEEGQHVQHVRLQYRNSRFQRLSMLCQKRPQLLASNSVLGYPTSGAGVPVSITLIFGLHGSTYSFVPSSSILIRPNTIFVQSIKVYNYKGCRNEGHHSVSFGSYGGWVCQNLIYLDRNICYW is encoded by the exons ATGTATTTCATGGAG AACATCTTTCTCCTAGCTGTATTGGACTTCAAAATCATATTCCCAATAATTTACATCTACAACATGAGGCAAAAATACCGGGATGCGAGACATAAAAGAATTTCGATATTGCATCAGAAAAGGTTGCGATTATTGGCTTCAGTATCTCATACTACTCTATCTAATAGTTCTGtag aAGAAGGTCAACATGTACAACATGTAAGGTTACAATACAGAAATTCGCGATTTCAAAGACTTTCAATGTTGTGCCAGAAGAGGCCGCAATTATTGGCTTCAAATTCTGTCCTTGGGTATCCTACATCGGGTGCTGGTGTGCCAGTGTCAATTACTCTGATTTTTGGGCTTCATGGTTCTACTTACAGTTTTGTACCAAGTTCTTCGATTCTTATCAGACCTAACACCATATTTGTGCAGTCAATAAAG GTCTATAATTATAAAGGATGTCGAAATGAAGGGCACCACTCGGTTTCATTCGGCAGCTATGGCGGTTGGGTTTGCCAAAACCTCATTTACCTTGATCGTAATATTTGTTACTGGTAA
- the LOC119988671 gene encoding uncharacterized protein LOC119988671 isoform X2, with protein sequence MYFMENIFLLAVLDFKIIFPIIYIYNMRQKYRDARHKRISILHQKRLRLLASVSHTTLSNSSVEGQHVQHVRLQYRNSRFQRLSMLCQKRPQLLASNSVLGYPTSGAGVPVSITLIFGLHGSTYSFVPSSSILIRPNTIFVQSIKVYNYKGCRNEGHHSVSFGSYGGWVCQNLIYLDRNICYW encoded by the exons ATGTATTTCATGGAG AACATCTTTCTCCTAGCTGTATTGGACTTCAAAATCATATTCCCAATAATTTACATCTACAACATGAGGCAAAAATACCGGGATGCGAGACATAAAAGAATTTCGATATTGCATCAGAAAAGGTTGCGATTATTGGCTTCAGTATCTCATACTACTCTATCTAATAGTTCTGtag AAGGTCAACATGTACAACATGTAAGGTTACAATACAGAAATTCGCGATTTCAAAGACTTTCAATGTTGTGCCAGAAGAGGCCGCAATTATTGGCTTCAAATTCTGTCCTTGGGTATCCTACATCGGGTGCTGGTGTGCCAGTGTCAATTACTCTGATTTTTGGGCTTCATGGTTCTACTTACAGTTTTGTACCAAGTTCTTCGATTCTTATCAGACCTAACACCATATTTGTGCAGTCAATAAAG GTCTATAATTATAAAGGATGTCGAAATGAAGGGCACCACTCGGTTTCATTCGGCAGCTATGGCGGTTGGGTTTGCCAAAACCTCATTTACCTTGATCGTAATATTTGTTACTGGTAA
- the LOC119989363 gene encoding receptor-like protein 34 produces the protein MLQGPIPSFVFDQVKLTTLLLSSNNLTGVVWTDNFLKLKNLEKLDLSSNSLSLLNTKANHKNTLLPKLQEVHLRSCGKVEFPNFIRASRYLQELDLSNNSIQGHVPDWMWDVGRETLVGLDLSYNYLTGRIERIPWKNLYFLDLHSNLLQGQLPITPFELAFFRISANNLTGEIPTSFYNLKRIYFLVISKNALSGIIPECIRNLTYGLQLLHLQKNSFHGKIPSMSSEYCDLRTLNFNGNQLEGPLPRSIANCTSLEVLNLGNNVINDTFPHWLHILPELQLLVLKSNHFRGPILDYKAHHSFPNLRVFDISNNNFVGPLPMKYIKNMKAMMHVENYSDEVKYIGEPYIFTEDPVILMIKGLEYELLKIITNFKVIDLSNNKFEGEVPEVIENLSFLKGLNFSHNLLSGHIPSSMGNLRELECNGASLQSQPLLREEDDYESGFDWNIIMMGYSSGLVMGLSLGYIVFITGKP, from the exons ATGCTACAAGGACCTATTCCAAGTTTTGTCTTTGATCAAGTTAAACTTACCACCCTTTTGTTGTCGTCAAATAACTTGACTGGTGTGGTTTGGACTGACAACTTCTTGAAGCTAAAAAATCTTGAAAAGCTTGACCTCTCATCTAATAGTCTTTCACTTTTGAACACCAAAGCAAACCACAAAAACACATTGTTGCCCAAACTGCAAGAGGTACACTTGCGTTCTTGCGGCAAAGTTGAATTTCCCAATTTCATACGAGCCTCAAGATACTTGCAAGAGTTAGACCTTTCCAACAATAGCATACAAGGGCATGTTCCTGACTGGATGTGGGATGTGGGGAGGGAAACATTGGTTGGCTTAGATCTTTCGTACAACTATTTGACTGGCCGCATAGAAAGAATTCCATGGAAGAATCTATACTTTCTTGACCTTCACTCCAACTTGCTTCAAGGACAGCTACCAATTACACCATTTGAATTGGCATTCTTCCGAATCTCTGCCAATAATTTGACTGGAGAGATTCCTACTtcattttacaatttgaaacgtatcTACTTCCTTGTTATTTCAAAAAATGCCTTGTCCGGTATTATTCCCGAGTGCATTAGAAACTTAACCTACGGTCTTCAACTTTTACATCTACAAAAGAATTCATTTCATGGAAAGATTCCAAGCATGTCGAGTGAATACTGTGACTTGAGGACTCTCAACTTCAATGGCAATCAACTGGAAGGGCCTTTACCAAGATcaattgcaaattgcacaagTTTGGAAGTTTTGAATCTTGGGAACAACGTGATAAATGATACATTCCCTCACTGGTTGCATATTCTCCCAGAATTACAACTTCTTGTTTTAAAATCCAATCATTTTCGTGGTCCGATTCTTGACTACAAGGCCCATCATTCGTTTCCAAACTTAAGAGTATTTGATATATCCAACAATAATTTTGTGGGTCCTTTGCCAATGAAATATATCAAGAATATGAAGGCCATGATGCACGTCGAAAATTATTCTGATGAAGTGAAATACATTGGAGAACCATATATTTTTACTGAAGATCCTGTGATTCTGATGATCAAAGGATTGGAGTATGAGTTGTTGAAAATAATAACAAACTTCAAGGTCATCGATTTGTCTAATAACAAATTTGAAGGAGAAGTTCCGGAAGTAATTGAGAATCTTTCTTTCCTCAAAGGGCTCAACTTTTCACACAACCTACTCAGTGGTCACATTCCATCGTCAATGGGAAATTTGAGAGAGCTTGAGTG TAATGGTGCTTCACTACAATCACAACCATTGCTTCGCGAAGAGGATGATTATGAAAGTGGGTTTGATTGGAATATCATAATGATGGGTTATAGTTCTGGACTGGTTATGGGATTGTCTCTAGGATATATCGTGTTCATAACAGGAAAACCATAA
- the LOC119988670 gene encoding receptor-like protein 35 — MGQYSRILYFLFLFLSLEFCSSSSFSSFSTNTSLQLCSHYDKLALIEFKSNFSLNINVSSDCPTSYPKTNSWKEGRDCCSWDGVTCDTVTGRVIGLDLSCSWLYGSLRSNNSLFRLKHLQKLNLAHNYFNSRISSKFGKFESLTNLNLSYSGFSGQVPSAFSYLSKLISLHISGFTVEIEVATLRGFLQNATVLQELFFDEVDMSSVNPGLLTNLSSSLTSLHIDSCYNLHGKIPENILLLPNLQLLHLTGDYRFYFDDIDDIDSTFYLTEGLVGDYGLSIDFRMSNWSTPLRHLVLVWIYSPREFPESICNLTSLEFFDFSYNNISKSQIPTCIGSLTHLIHLRMFDNNLYGRIPSSLSNLTKLDFLSLSRNQLVGPAPDLSKSFKTSFLGLILQLT, encoded by the coding sequence ATGGGGCAGTACAGTCGAATCCTCTACttcctcttcttgtttttgagtCTTGAGTTTTGTTCTTCATCCTCATTTTCCTCCTTTTCAACCAACACGTCACTGCAGTTGTGCTCCCATTATGACAAACTGGCCTTGATCGAATTCAAAAGCAACTTTTCACTAAACATTAATGTTTCCTCAGATTGTCCAACTTCTTATCCAAAGACAAATTCATGGAAAGAAGGCAGGGATTGTTGTTCTTGGGATGGTGTTACATGTGATACTGTAACTGGTCGAGTGATTGGCCTCGACCTCAGTTGCAGTTGGCTTTATGGCTCTCTACGTTCCAACAATAGTCTCTTCCGACTTAAACACCTCCAGAAACTCAATCTTGCTCATAACTATTTTAACTCAAGGATTTCTTCCAAATTTGGTAAGTTTGAGAGTTTGACAAATCTTAACCTCTCTTATTCCGGCTTTTCAGGACAGGTACCATCTGCATTCTCTTACTTGTCCAAATTGATTTCTCTTCATATCTCTGGCTTTACTGTGGAGATTGAAGTAGCTACACTGAGAGGATTTCTTCAAAATGCTACTGTTCTGCAAGAGCTTTTTTTTGACGAAGTGGACATGTCTTCAGTAAATCCAGGTTTGTTGACGAATCTCTCATCATCTTTGACATCTTTGCATATTGATTCATGCTATAACTTGCATGGAAAGATTCCAGAAAACATTCTCCTCCTACCAAACCTCCAGTTACTGCATTTAACAGGTGACTATCGCTTCTATTTTGACGATATTGACGATATTGACAGTACTTTTTATTTAACCGAAGGTTTGGTAGGAGATTATGGTTTGAGTATTGATTTTCGAATGTCTAATTGGAGCACACCTCTAAGGCACCTAGTACTTGTTTGGATATATTCCCCGAGAGAGTTTCCTGAATCAATATGCAATCTGACGTCCTTGGAGTTTTTTGATTTCTCGTATAATAATATCTCAAAATCACAAATTCCTACCTGCattggaagtctaacacaccTCATCCATCTGAGAATGTTTGATAACAACCTCTATGGTAGGATCCCATCTTCACTTTCAAACCTCACAAAACTTGatttcttatctctttctagaAATCAACTGGTAGGCCCTGCTCCTGACTTGTCCAAATCTTTCAAAACTAGTTTCCTTGGACTTATCTTACAACTCACTTAG
- the LOC119989841 gene encoding receptor-like protein 9DC1: MSLQLCSHYDRLALIQFKNSFSLNSDVSYRCSTSYPKTKSWKEGGDCCDWDGVTCDPVIGRVIGLDLSCSWLYGSLDSNNSLFRLSRLQKLNLAHNNFQSSEISSEFGKLESLTHLNLSYSRFSGQVPSELSYLSKLISLHLYVVEVEVPTLRGLLQNCTVVQELFFYGVNMSLVNPGLLMNLSSSLTSLHLHSCDLLGKFPGDILLLPNLQLLQLTRLGVDFPMSNWSTTLRHLELVDLIDPTCGNDGAPPQSQSMPSEEDDSGSGFDWKIIMMGYSFGLVMGLSVGYIVFSGRPQWFVRMLEQYGPRKAKRSTQRRRGRRN; encoded by the exons ATGTCATTGCAGTTGTGCTCCCATTATGACAGGCTTGCCTTGATCCAATTCAAAAACAGCTTTTCACTAAACAGTGACGTTTCCTACCGTTGTTCAACTTCTTATCCAAAGACAAAGTCATGGAAAGAAGGCGGGGATTGTTGTGATTGGGATGGTGTTACTTGTGATCCTGTCATTGGTCGAGTGATTGGGCTCGACCTCAGTTGCAGTTGGCTTTATGGCTCTCTAGATTCCAACAACAGCCTCTTCCGACTTTCACGCCTCCAGAAACTCAATCTTGCTCATAATAATTTTCAATCATCTGAGATTTCTTCCGAATTTGGTAAGCTTGAGAGTTTGACACACCTCAACCTCTCTTATTCTCGCTTTTCAGGACAGGTACCATCCGAATTATCGTACCTATCCAAATTGATTTCTCTTCATCTCTATGTTGTGGAGGTTGAAGTACCTACGCTCAGAGGATTGCTTCAAAATTGTACAGTTGTgcaagaactttttttttacgGTGTGAACATGTCTTTAGTAAATCCAGGTTTGTTGATGAATCTCTCATCATCTTTGACATCTTTGCATCTTCATTCTTGTGACTTGCTTGGGAAGTTTCCAGGGGACATTCTCCTTCTACCAAACCTCCAGTTATTGCAATTAACACGCTTGGGTGTTGATTTTCCAATGTCTAATTGGAGCACAACTCTGAGGCACCTAGAACTTGTTGATCTGATAGATC CAACTTGTGGCAATGATGGTGCTCCACCACAATCACAATCAATGCCTAGTGAAGAGGATGATTCTGGAAGCGGGTTTGATTGGAAGATCATAATGATGGGATACAGTTTTGGTCTGGTAATGGGATTGTCTGTTGGATATATTGTTTTCTCAGGGAGACCACAATGGTTTGTGAGGATGCTGGAACAATATGGACCCCGAAAAGCAAAAAGATCAACCCAAagacgaagaggaagaagaaactaA
- the LOC119989547 gene encoding probable tetraacyldisaccharide 4'-kinase, mitochondrial isoform X2 — MVFMDKLRRAVNEIAYSQDHSKLPTLHRSLVPLLSLASSLYKVALLIRHHLYQFGVFSKHRLPVPVISVGNLTWGGNGKTPMVEFISLWLADSGLSPLILTRGYGGGDEARMLERHLLGRPAKIGVGPDRAAVAASFFEKYGCLDPLNSILFERIGPKQKLGDHPSSENIGAVILDDGMQHWRLKRELEIVMVNGLMPWGNHQLLPLGPLREPLTSLRRADVAVVHHSDLVSEQKVKDAVLSMREINESLPIFFSRMSPSHFFEIGNINANIPLSVVHNVAVLCVSAIGSANSFVRGMEKVGSFFVDQLDFSDHHSLQAEDVEKISMRVRDLELKFGIETIVVVTEKDYDRDPVILKQLEPVKVFVLCSKLQIVPKNGYTEDSFKNLLKELLKARLSHTG, encoded by the exons ATGGTTTTCATGGACAAACTGAGGAGAGCAGTGAATGAGATCGCTTATAGTCAAGATCACAGTAAGCTTCCAACTCTGCACCGCTCTCTCGTGCCTCTACTCTCTCTGGCTTCTTCTCTCTACAAAGTTGCCCTCTTGATTCGGCACCATCTCTACCAGTTTGGCGTCTTCTCCAAGCACAG GTTGCCAGTTCCGGTGATAAGCGTTGGGAATTTAACATGGGGAGGCAATGGGAAGACACCAATGGTGGAGTTCATTTCTCTCTGGTTAGCTGATTCAGGACTTTCACCTCTCATTCTTACTAGG GGttatggtggtggtgatgaagCTAGAATGCTTGAAAGACATCTACTTGGCCGACCTGCAAAGATTGGTGTTGGTCCAGACAGAGCAGCTGTGGCTGCTTCTTTCTTTGAAAAATATGGCTGCTTAGATCCTCTGAATAGTATTTTATTTGAGAGAATTGGCCCTAAACAGAAATTGGGAGATCACCCTAGTTCAGAGAATATTGGTGCTGTAATTCTAGATGATGGAATGCAG CATTGGAGGTTGAAGCGTGAATTGGAGATCGTAATGGTAAATGGGCTAATGCCATGGGGAAACCATCAATTACTTCCACTCGGACCCTTAAGAGAACCTTTGACATCACTTAGACGTGCTGATGTTGCTGTAGTCCATCACTCAGACCTG GTTTCAGAACAAAAGGTCAAAGATGCCGTGTTATCGATGCGAGAAATCAATGAATCTCTTCCAATATTCTTCTCTAGAATGTCTCCTTCTCACTTCTTTGAAATAGGAAATATCAATGCCAATATACCTCTGAGTGTTGTACACAATGTTGCTGTGCTATGCGTTTCTGCAATTGGTTCTGCAAATTCTTTTGTAAGAGGGATGGAGAAG GTCGGGTCTTTTTTTGTTGATCAACTAGACTTCAGTGATCATCACTCTCTTCAAGCCGAA GATGTTGAGAAGATTAGTATGAGAGTGAGAGATCTCGAGCTCAAGTTTGGTATCGAGACAATTGTTGTAGTGACAGAAAAG GATTATGATCGAGATCCAGTGATTCTGAAGCAGTTGGAACCTGTTAAGGTGTTCGTACTCTGTTCCAAGTTACAAATTGTTCCTAAAAATGGTTACACTGAGGATAGCTTCAAAAATTTGTTGAAGGAGTTACTGAAGGCAAGATTATCACACACAGGGTAG
- the LOC119989547 gene encoding probable tetraacyldisaccharide 4'-kinase, mitochondrial isoform X1 has protein sequence MFLNTHPSNPSEPVLTQSVQESVNHWALPKWECILALCAQSVNMVFMDKLRRAVNEIAYSQDHSKLPTLHRSLVPLLSLASSLYKVALLIRHHLYQFGVFSKHRLPVPVISVGNLTWGGNGKTPMVEFISLWLADSGLSPLILTRGYGGGDEARMLERHLLGRPAKIGVGPDRAAVAASFFEKYGCLDPLNSILFERIGPKQKLGDHPSSENIGAVILDDGMQHWRLKRELEIVMVNGLMPWGNHQLLPLGPLREPLTSLRRADVAVVHHSDLVSEQKVKDAVLSMREINESLPIFFSRMSPSHFFEIGNINANIPLSVVHNVAVLCVSAIGSANSFVRGMEKVGSFFVDQLDFSDHHSLQAEDVEKISMRVRDLELKFGIETIVVVTEKDYDRDPVILKQLEPVKVFVLCSKLQIVPKNGYTEDSFKNLLKELLKARLSHTG, from the exons ATGTTTCTCAACACTCATCCCTCAAATCCATCAGAGCCAGTCCTTACCCAGAGTGTTCAAG AATCTGTAAATCATTGGGCATTGCCAAAGTGGGAATGTATATTGGCATTGTGTGCTCAATCTGTAAATATGGTTTTCATGGACAAACTGAGGAGAGCAGTGAATGAGATCGCTTATAGTCAAGATCACAGTAAGCTTCCAACTCTGCACCGCTCTCTCGTGCCTCTACTCTCTCTGGCTTCTTCTCTCTACAAAGTTGCCCTCTTGATTCGGCACCATCTCTACCAGTTTGGCGTCTTCTCCAAGCACAG GTTGCCAGTTCCGGTGATAAGCGTTGGGAATTTAACATGGGGAGGCAATGGGAAGACACCAATGGTGGAGTTCATTTCTCTCTGGTTAGCTGATTCAGGACTTTCACCTCTCATTCTTACTAGG GGttatggtggtggtgatgaagCTAGAATGCTTGAAAGACATCTACTTGGCCGACCTGCAAAGATTGGTGTTGGTCCAGACAGAGCAGCTGTGGCTGCTTCTTTCTTTGAAAAATATGGCTGCTTAGATCCTCTGAATAGTATTTTATTTGAGAGAATTGGCCCTAAACAGAAATTGGGAGATCACCCTAGTTCAGAGAATATTGGTGCTGTAATTCTAGATGATGGAATGCAG CATTGGAGGTTGAAGCGTGAATTGGAGATCGTAATGGTAAATGGGCTAATGCCATGGGGAAACCATCAATTACTTCCACTCGGACCCTTAAGAGAACCTTTGACATCACTTAGACGTGCTGATGTTGCTGTAGTCCATCACTCAGACCTG GTTTCAGAACAAAAGGTCAAAGATGCCGTGTTATCGATGCGAGAAATCAATGAATCTCTTCCAATATTCTTCTCTAGAATGTCTCCTTCTCACTTCTTTGAAATAGGAAATATCAATGCCAATATACCTCTGAGTGTTGTACACAATGTTGCTGTGCTATGCGTTTCTGCAATTGGTTCTGCAAATTCTTTTGTAAGAGGGATGGAGAAG GTCGGGTCTTTTTTTGTTGATCAACTAGACTTCAGTGATCATCACTCTCTTCAAGCCGAA GATGTTGAGAAGATTAGTATGAGAGTGAGAGATCTCGAGCTCAAGTTTGGTATCGAGACAATTGTTGTAGTGACAGAAAAG GATTATGATCGAGATCCAGTGATTCTGAAGCAGTTGGAACCTGTTAAGGTGTTCGTACTCTGTTCCAAGTTACAAATTGTTCCTAAAAATGGTTACACTGAGGATAGCTTCAAAAATTTGTTGAAGGAGTTACTGAAGGCAAGATTATCACACACAGGGTAG